A single genomic interval of Corylus avellana chromosome ca10, CavTom2PMs-1.0 harbors:
- the LOC132164267 gene encoding transcription factor bHLH130-like: MRKIVAVQKEIFKNQASFFNNSSFHGRELKKKREKQMESDLQRHHHNFNEHQAQHQQNQMNSGLTRYRSAPSSYFSNIMDREFCEQFFSRPTSPETEQIFARFMSGGSGGGGGAAADGGTEDDASEVSAKEGNSQPTQFMQSIHNEAARVLQQQSNYGSTSQSFYQTPSRLPLPNQGLNSMGMDPLTQMKSGGGGNSSSLIRHSSSPAGLFSHINVENSYAAMRGMGNFGGGKSTKEEASFSSVSRLKNYSAGPPSSAGVMSPIAEIEDKNMAANNPDSGVFGESRGDNYVTGFSMGSWDDTAMISDNITAGLKSLVDDDEKPFSNINMSETQNMESGNRPPTVLAHHMSLPKTAAEMVAIEKFLQLQDSVPCKIRAKRGCATHPRSIAERVRRTRISERMRKLQDLVPNMDKQTNTADMLDLAVEYIKDLQKQVQTLSNNRSRCTCSNKQQQ; encoded by the exons ATGAGGAAAATTGTCGCG GTTCAAAAGGAAATCTTCAAAAACCAAGCTTCGTTCTTCAATAATTCAAGCTTTCATGGAagagaattgaagaaaaaaagagagaagcaaATGGAGTCAGATCTTCAACGACATCATCATAATTTTAACGAACATCAAGCCCAACATCAGCAAAACCAGATGAACTCCGGCTTGACGCGGTACCGGTCGGCCCCAAGTTCGTACTTTTCAAACATAATGGACAGAGAATTCTGCGAACAATTCTTCAGCCGGCCTACGAGCCCCGAAACAGAGCAAATCTTCGCTCGGTTTATGTCCGGTGGCAGCGGCGGCGGCGGTGGTGCTGCTGCCGATGGAGGCACAGAAGATGATGCATCAGAAGTGAGTGCAAAAGAGGGTAATAGCCAGCCAACGCAGTTTATGCAATCAATACATAACGAAGCAGCAAGAGTTCTTCAGCAGCAGAGCAACTATGGCTCTACTTCTCAGAGTTTTTACCAAACTCCATCGAGACTGCCTTTGCCGAATCAGGGCTTGAATTCAATGGGGATGGATCCATTGACGCAGATGAAGTCCGGCGGTGGTGGTAATAGTTCCAGCCTTATTCGGCATAGTAGCTCGCCTGCCGGATTGTTCTCCCACATCAATGTTGAAAACA GCTATGCTGCAATGAGAGGCATGGGAAATTTTGGAGGCGGTAAGAGCACTAAGGAAGAAGCATCTTTTTCTTCTGTAAGCAGGTTGAAGAATTACTCAGCAGGGCCTCCTTCTTCAGCAGGGGTAATGAGTCCAATAGCTGAAATCGAGGACAAAAACATGGCAGCAAACAATCCAGACAGTGGAGTTTTTGGTGAAAGCCGTGGTGACAACTATGTCACAGGTTTCTCAATGGGTTCTTGGGATGACACGGCGATGATTTCAGATAATATCACAGCTGGTCTTAAATCACTTGTAGATGATGATGAAAAGCCATTTTCCAATATAAACATGTCAGAAACTCAG AATATGGAGTCTGGAAATCGCCCTCCTACTGTTTTGGCTCACCACATGAGTTTGCCAAAAACTGCAGCAGAGATGGTTGCCATTGAAAAGTTTTTGCAGCTCCAAGATTCTGTACCTTGTAAGATTCGAGCTAAGCGGGGCTGTGCCACTCACCCGCGAAGCATCGCCGAGAGG gttAGAAGAACCAGAATCAGTGAAAGGATGAGGAAGCTGCAAGATCTTGTACCCAACATGGACAAG CAAACAAACACAGCAGACATGCTAGATTTAGCAGTTGAGTACATTAAAGACCTTCAAAAACAAGTCCAG aCACTTTCCAATAACCGATCAAGGTGTACGTGTTCAAACAAGCAGCAGCAATAG
- the LOC132164357 gene encoding sm-like protein LSM8, whose amino-acid sequence MSTGPGLESLVDQTISVITNDGRNIVGVLKGFDQATNIILDESHERVYSTKEGVQQLVLGLYIIRGDNISIVGELDEELDSSLDLSKLRAHPLKPVIH is encoded by the exons ATGTCAACTGGCCCTGGACTTGAATCACTTGTAGATC AAACTATATCAGTTATCACAAATGATGGACGCAATATAGTG GGAGTCCTAAAAGGCTTTGACCAGGCAACAAATATTATCCTTGATGAATCTCATGAACGTGTCTACTCCACAAAG GAAGGTGTTCAACAACTTGTGTTGGGTTTGTACATAATAAGGGGCGATAACAT AAGCATTGTCGGGGAGCTGGATGAAGAGCTTGATTCTAGTCTTGATTTATCGAAGCTGAGAGCTCATCCTCTCAAGCCTGTCATCCATTGA